A region from the Leptospira neocaledonica genome encodes:
- a CDS encoding inorganic diphosphatase: MQHPWHEASPGPNPPHEVHALVEIPSGSKAKFEVDKDSGLIKLDRVLFASAHYPAHYGFIPQTLGDDKDPLDILVLCSEEVPPLCLVPARVVGVMRMIDRGEGDEKILAVASGDRSFDGVEHVSQLPNSFRAELTHFFSVYKQLEKKEVRVEEPEGPEVAKELILRALDFYKQKFPKK; this comes from the coding sequence ATACAACATCCTTGGCACGAGGCCAGTCCCGGCCCAAATCCTCCTCACGAAGTTCATGCACTTGTGGAAATTCCTTCCGGAAGTAAGGCCAAGTTCGAAGTAGATAAGGACTCCGGGCTAATCAAGCTAGATCGTGTACTTTTTGCTTCCGCTCACTATCCTGCTCATTACGGTTTTATTCCCCAAACCTTGGGAGATGATAAGGATCCTTTGGATATCCTAGTACTTTGCTCGGAAGAAGTTCCCCCACTTTGTTTGGTACCTGCCAGAGTGGTCGGGGTCATGAGAATGATTGATAGAGGAGAAGGTGACGAAAAGATCCTGGCTGTCGCTTCAGGAGATAGAAGTTTTGACGGCGTAGAACATGTCTCTCAACTTCCGAATTCTTTTAGAGCAGAGTTGACCCACTTCTTCTCCGTTTATAAACAATTAGAAAAAAAAGAAGTCAGGGTAGAAGAACCAGAAGGCCCAGAGGTAGCAAAAGAGCTAATCCTCAGAGCATTAGATTTTTATAAACAGAAGTTCCCTAAAAAGTGA
- a CDS encoding exonuclease, translating to METMITPDRQNQPTTEFGKFASFRPIYLQIKSKDSYPNDERPYFSPDMERLLLLAGESTNSEGLNSGKLPAYPAATELDYKFVEEISELISKGLLLVVPRIYAKKNTGELEILLHVLGAKSSKKGSPETVRDIFFQIARKSAGTIRNFEITSQNDREIVLNEVLYSLADGNTPHFKYVYADKAKELLGKIYHKNIMHKDLIDDYYKLIHSFIQEEGILTRTSTCGYIHVPDQDADTLFTQVSELYEKRVIPKLVTENPKLAEQLISIRETILSDESGLLNDDPLLIRKSIYSEEFAKLTQLSGNKGAYSDFFRLSRVITQKSLESDMFLKGAREKSVENGLKKVVLSGKGAMARYMSLSIGRDVPFDSEVIKSVQHDSSLLSCIYYSQEGPELFICPWDKVLIKNMLRELSERFAFNNMTSLSFLLMLFKNKDKLLPLLSDESAAEDFRNVGYSCLAHTFPWYRRLAFFLGFKGNMLTDVFRELGDIQYHQMGEKLKFEEKISAIRQKLKEELIVEVREQMAGILEGKS from the coding sequence ATGGAAACAATGATAACACCTGATCGACAAAACCAACCAACGACTGAGTTTGGAAAATTCGCATCTTTTAGACCTATATATTTACAGATCAAATCCAAAGACTCATACCCTAATGATGAAAGGCCTTATTTCAGTCCTGATATGGAAAGGCTTTTGTTACTCGCTGGAGAGTCTACGAATAGCGAAGGTTTAAACTCCGGCAAGCTCCCGGCATATCCTGCTGCCACTGAATTGGATTACAAGTTCGTGGAGGAGATCAGCGAACTGATCTCTAAAGGTCTATTATTAGTAGTTCCGAGGATCTATGCAAAAAAGAACACGGGTGAGTTGGAGATACTTCTTCATGTATTAGGAGCTAAATCTTCCAAAAAAGGAAGTCCTGAGACAGTAAGGGATATATTTTTCCAGATCGCTCGAAAATCCGCTGGAACGATCCGAAATTTCGAGATCACCTCGCAAAACGATAGAGAGATCGTTTTGAACGAAGTGTTGTATTCTTTAGCGGATGGAAATACTCCTCATTTTAAATACGTTTACGCGGACAAAGCCAAAGAATTATTAGGGAAAATATATCATAAAAACATAATGCATAAGGATTTGATAGATGATTATTATAAGCTGATCCATTCCTTTATCCAGGAAGAGGGGATCCTGACCAGGACTTCTACCTGCGGTTATATTCATGTTCCGGATCAGGATGCTGATACATTATTCACGCAGGTATCCGAATTATACGAAAAGAGAGTGATCCCTAAATTAGTTACAGAAAATCCTAAATTAGCGGAACAATTGATCTCAATTCGAGAAACCATTCTTTCCGACGAATCCGGTCTACTGAACGACGATCCATTATTGATCCGAAAATCAATTTACTCGGAAGAGTTTGCAAAACTGACCCAACTTTCGGGAAACAAAGGAGCTTACTCCGACTTCTTCCGTTTATCCAGAGTGATCACTCAAAAATCTCTGGAAAGTGATATGTTTTTGAAAGGAGCCAGGGAAAAGAGTGTGGAGAACGGGCTCAAAAAAGTGGTGCTGAGCGGAAAAGGCGCTATGGCACGTTATATGTCTTTATCAATCGGAAGGGACGTCCCGTTTGATTCGGAAGTTATTAAATCCGTACAACATGATTCTAGTTTATTGAGCTGTATATATTACAGCCAGGAAGGTCCGGAGTTGTTCATTTGCCCTTGGGACAAGGTTTTGATCAAAAATATGCTCCGAGAATTGTCCGAAAGATTCGCATTTAATAATATGACCAGCCTGAGCTTCCTGTTGATGCTTTTCAAAAATAAGGACAAACTTCTTCCTTTACTCTCCGATGAATCCGCTGCGGAAGATTTTAGGAACGTAGGGTATAGCTGCCTTGCCCATACATTTCCTTGGTATCGAAGACTGGCTTTCTTTTTAGGATTTAAAGGAAACATGCTAACCGATGTTTTCCGAGAGTTGGGAGATATCCAATATCACCAAATGGGCGAAAAACTGAAATTCGAAGAGAAGATTAGTGCTATCAGACAAAAGCTCAAAGAAGAATTGATCGTAGAAGTCCGTGAGCAGATGGCCGGAATTCTAGAAGGCAAATCCTAA